In Paenibacillus ihbetae, the following are encoded in one genomic region:
- the speD gene encoding adenosylmethionine decarboxylase — MDITPEQRVTLHGFNNLTKSLSFNMYDVCYTKTREEREAYLEYIDEQYNADRLTKILSHVADIIGAHVLNIAKQDYVPQGASVTVLVSEGPVVEVPEESYDESPGPLPDNVMLQLDKSHITVHTYPEFHPDEGISTFRADIDVSTCGEISPLKALNYLIHSFDTDIMTIDYKIRGFTRDIHGHKLFIDHEISSIQNYIPDEVKEMFDMIDVNVYQENLFHTKCKLKQFDLDNYLFGYTKDKLSPQEQQEITERLTLEMNEIYYGKNMD; from the coding sequence ATGGATATTACACCGGAACAGCGCGTCACCTTACACGGCTTCAACAACCTGACCAAATCTCTAAGCTTCAATATGTACGATGTGTGCTATACCAAAACAAGGGAAGAGCGGGAGGCTTACCTTGAATACATTGACGAGCAGTACAATGCCGACCGGCTGACAAAAATTCTAAGTCATGTCGCCGATATCATCGGGGCGCATGTCCTGAATATCGCCAAGCAGGATTATGTTCCGCAGGGGGCCAGCGTAACCGTCCTTGTATCGGAAGGACCGGTCGTCGAGGTCCCTGAGGAATCATATGATGAATCACCGGGTCCGCTGCCGGACAATGTGATGCTCCAGCTTGATAAAAGTCATATTACCGTGCATACGTACCCGGAATTCCACCCGGACGAAGGCATCAGCACCTTCCGCGCCGATATCGACGTATCCACCTGCGGCGAAATATCGCCGCTGAAAGCGCTGAATTATTTAATTCACTCCTTCGATACGGATATCATGACCATCGACTACAAAATCCGGGGCTTCACGCGCGATATTCACGGTCACAAGCTGTTTATCGACCATGAGATCAGCTCCATCCAGAACTATATTCCTGACGAGGTCAAGGAAATGTTCGACATGATCGACGTTAACGTCTATCAGGAGAACCTGTTCCACACCAAGTGCAAGCTCAAACAATTCGACCTGGATAACTACTTGTTCGGATACACGAAAGACAAGCTGTCCCCTCAAGAGCAACAGGAAATTACCGAGCGGTTGACGCTGGAAATGAACGAAATTTACTACGGCAAAAACATGGATTGA
- a CDS encoding SRPBCC family protein codes for MIITQETQIQADIALVWRAWTETARITEWFAPAADIEAREGGKFELYFNPADKRSMSTAGCTILKYEEPHVLAFEWKGPDPFADTMNRSGELTWVEVILAPEPEGTRVTLKHHGWKDSADWQAARSWHVKAWEDMLASLKSRMESGQGVLCCQ; via the coding sequence ATGATTATCACACAAGAAACACAGATCCAGGCAGACATCGCGCTTGTATGGCGCGCGTGGACGGAAACTGCGCGCATTACGGAATGGTTCGCACCAGCTGCAGATATTGAAGCCAGGGAGGGAGGGAAATTCGAGCTGTACTTCAACCCCGCGGATAAACGCAGCATGAGCACAGCCGGGTGCACCATTCTGAAGTACGAGGAGCCGCATGTGCTCGCTTTTGAATGGAAAGGACCCGATCCGTTCGCGGACACGATGAACCGCAGTGGCGAGCTTACCTGGGTTGAGGTCATCCTCGCGCCGGAGCCTGAAGGGACCCGGGTTACGCTGAAGCATCATGGCTGGAAGGACTCTGCCGACTGGCAAGCTGCGAGGTCGTGGCATGTCAAAGCATGGGAGGATATGCTCGCAAGCCTGAAATCCCGCATGGAATCGGGCCAGGGCGTTCTCTGCTGCCAATAA
- a CDS encoding AraC family transcriptional regulator — protein MNEEHGEIIAKAIQYMKEHLDEPLTTKRLADQAGYSPFHFSRIFKKTTGISVRQYLSALRVESGKSELLKAPSLLVKIGMHVGLTSPGTFNSRFKQFVGLSPRKFRSVSESLHQYVNQYRHKPLSFTEERSGQLPRVHCRIEAPSGFHGIIYVGLFPRPVPDQRPAAGTAVNLKRRTCVITGMPPGTYYVLAAGIPWSLNPKDYYLLNHSLRGKLDEPVHVNETTDISVVITLREPQPYDPPIVVNLPLLLFEKERGNSAK, from the coding sequence AGAGCATGGCGAAATCATTGCCAAGGCGATCCAATATATGAAGGAGCATCTGGACGAGCCCTTGACCACAAAGCGGCTGGCAGATCAGGCCGGGTACAGCCCGTTTCATTTTTCAAGGATATTCAAAAAAACCACGGGGATTTCGGTAAGGCAATATCTATCCGCCCTCCGGGTGGAATCGGGGAAATCGGAGCTGCTGAAAGCCCCCTCCCTGCTGGTCAAGATCGGGATGCACGTCGGACTTACAAGCCCGGGCACCTTCAATTCGCGGTTCAAGCAGTTCGTCGGACTATCTCCGCGCAAATTCCGGTCCGTCTCCGAGTCCCTTCACCAGTATGTCAACCAATATAGGCATAAGCCGCTAAGCTTCACAGAAGAACGTTCGGGCCAACTGCCGCGGGTTCATTGCCGGATCGAGGCCCCTTCCGGTTTTCACGGCATTATCTACGTCGGGCTCTTCCCACGACCTGTACCCGATCAAAGACCCGCCGCCGGCACCGCCGTCAACCTGAAGAGGAGAACCTGCGTCATCACGGGGATGCCTCCAGGCACATATTACGTTCTGGCCGCCGGCATTCCGTGGAGCCTGAACCCGAAAGACTATTATCTGCTCAACCATTCGCTGCGGGGCAAGCTGGACGAGCCTGTTCACGTCAATGAAACGACGGATATCAGCGTTGTCATCACGCTCAGGGAGCCGCAGCCGTACGATCCGCCCATCGTCGTGAATCTGCCGCTGCTGCTGTTTGAAAAGGAACGGGGCAACTCAGCAAAGTAG